Proteins found in one Candidatus Micrarchaeia archaeon genomic segment:
- a CDS encoding NHL repeat-containing protein encodes IFAGLDNQLYIADTGNDRIEVFYSNLTFFQDIGKGRGGVLLNKPQGVFVNEKFVFVADTGNNRVVVFDLEGNPLEIIDPQEENYILDEPKDVFFYNDKIYIVDSGNSRVQIYNFNLELPKNIVYEKLINAEEKLENIEKIINQSELFDIKITSGLEEYYKDANFKYLEKNYTAVEDYLDLFDKYYFEELEEINTVLKKELVSLINETENKIKKYELQLNLSDSLVELTHARESYKEELYIDSLNSLYLANQILLENDIPIKVIIETDDLLKTRIDQAQEDLDNLKQNVEIYKQNIPFNSLDNKLEVAISYFNIGDLDNSNETISSFEVEFNNVETQFNNTKNLIDETLALIKQAEELNNSFFENEINRAKSIVYEDPEEAKQIIEKILEKSSANPIVSLILIIIILGILAVLIKKVVKKTSKKA; translated from the coding sequence ATTTTTGCAGGGCTGGATAATCAATTGTATATAGCAGATACTGGAAATGACAGGATAGAAGTTTTTTATTCAAATTTAACATTTTTTCAAGATATTGGTAAAGGAAGAGGGGGAGTTTTATTAAATAAACCACAAGGAGTTTTTGTAAATGAAAAATTTGTTTTTGTAGCAGATACAGGCAATAATCGAGTTGTTGTTTTTGATCTTGAAGGAAATCCATTAGAAATTATTGACCCGCAAGAAGAAAATTATATTTTAGATGAACCAAAAGATGTGTTTTTTTACAATGATAAAATATATATTGTAGATTCTGGGAATAGTAGAGTTCAAATTTATAATTTTAATTTAGAATTGCCTAAAAACATTGTTTATGAAAAATTAATAAACGCAGAAGAAAAACTAGAAAATATAGAAAAAATAATTAATCAATCAGAGTTATTTGATATTAAAATAACCTCAGGTTTAGAAGAATATTATAAAGATGCTAATTTTAAATATCTAGAAAAAAATTATACTGCTGTTGAGGATTATTTAGATTTATTTGATAAATATTATTTTGAAGAGTTAGAGGAAATTAATACTGTATTAAAAAAGGAATTAGTTTCTTTAATAAATGAAACAGAGAATAAAATTAAAAAATATGAATTGCAGTTAAACTTATCTGATTCTTTAGTTGAATTAACACATGCTAGAGAATCATATAAAGAAGAGTTATATATTGATTCTTTAAATTCTTTATATCTAGCAAATCAAATACTTTTAGAAAATGATATTCCAATAAAAGTGATAATAGAAACCGATGATTTATTAAAAACTAGGATAGACCAAGCACAGGAGGATTTAGATAATTTAAAACAAAATGTTGAGATATATAAACAAAATATTCCATTTAATTCTTTAGATAATAAATTAGAAGTTGCTATCTCATATTTTAATATAGGAGATTTGGATAATTCTAATGAAACAATATCTTCTTTTGAAGTTGAATTTAATAATGTAGAAACACAATTTAATAATACAAAAAATTTAATAGACGAAACTCTTGCTTTAATCAAACAAGCAGAAGAATTGAATAATTCTTTTTTTGAAAATGAGATAAACAGAGCAAAAAGTATTGTTTATGAGGATCCAGAAGAAGCAAAACAAATAATAGAAAAAATACTTGAAAAATCTTCAGCAAATCCAATAGTCAGTTTAATATTAATTATCATTATATTAGGTATTTTAGCTGTTTTAATTAAAAAAGTAGTTAAAAAAACTTCAAAAAAAGCTTAA